A single Endozoicomonas sp. NE40 DNA region contains:
- a CDS encoding O-antigen ligase family protein — MNTIEELNKAALQESWIGSLLNSKYKNKFVMVYCLLAALPPLILPHPVALMPLAVIPLGLLFILRKPFVVCLTFILFSFFRLHEVVPQLDPIKIPLLTALGSYFVLAWHIILTRKVKVYWRREHTIFARFFGWVVLGILFSSHPPSAFGTFTSVYVKIGIMVLAISWLMTEKWHFKLAHLLIICAGLIVGAVTLYNKANGIGMVEETRVTIPGTSLGDPNDLSLVLSFPMSYAIAFAVTRGTGKFKTLLGLIGFGVFISAIIATQSRGGLLATIAVLGIFGLRIIKSKLLLISIGSFGLMILVAAAGISDRKSGGAQEEGVDESAMGRIHAWEAAFYMGLRNPMTGVGLSMFLDNYWDYATHSKAEGKAHVTHSTWFQVLAESGFVGLGLFLFMIYTIFLSIRASLARLDKLRGTPDYNPPISAITVGTYAGLVGFCISGSFLSQGFLWPIYIITSISIAIANFMDNHYPESESELKNEEGTADKKGKSANPLKGKGYSNAKPVKVPDY; from the coding sequence ATGAACACCATAGAGGAGCTGAACAAAGCAGCTTTACAGGAATCCTGGATCGGATCACTCCTGAACAGTAAGTACAAGAACAAGTTCGTGATGGTGTACTGCCTGCTGGCCGCCTTACCGCCGTTGATTCTGCCTCACCCTGTAGCGTTGATGCCGCTGGCGGTTATACCACTGGGTTTGCTCTTTATTCTCAGAAAACCCTTTGTCGTCTGCCTCACCTTTATCCTGTTTTCATTTTTCCGGCTGCATGAAGTCGTTCCGCAACTGGACCCGATCAAGATACCGTTATTAACGGCACTTGGTTCTTATTTCGTACTGGCATGGCACATTATTCTGACCCGAAAAGTTAAGGTTTACTGGCGGCGCGAACACACTATTTTCGCCCGCTTTTTCGGCTGGGTCGTTCTCGGCATATTGTTCTCCAGCCATCCCCCTTCAGCCTTTGGCACCTTCACCAGCGTTTATGTAAAGATCGGCATCATGGTACTGGCCATCTCCTGGCTGATGACCGAGAAATGGCACTTTAAACTGGCACACCTTCTCATTATCTGTGCAGGACTGATCGTAGGAGCTGTCACCCTGTATAACAAAGCCAATGGTATCGGTATGGTTGAAGAAACCCGTGTAACCATACCCGGCACCAGTCTGGGTGACCCCAATGACTTATCTCTGGTGCTGAGCTTTCCAATGAGTTATGCCATTGCTTTCGCGGTCACCCGGGGGACTGGAAAATTTAAAACACTGCTTGGTCTTATTGGATTTGGCGTCTTTATTTCTGCCATTATCGCTACCCAGAGTCGGGGTGGCTTGCTGGCAACCATTGCGGTCCTGGGGATCTTTGGTCTGCGAATCATCAAGTCCAAATTACTATTGATCAGTATTGGCAGTTTTGGCCTGATGATTCTGGTCGCCGCAGCCGGTATCAGCGACCGTAAATCCGGCGGCGCCCAGGAAGAGGGAGTGGACGAGTCCGCAATGGGTCGAATACATGCCTGGGAGGCCGCTTTCTATATGGGACTCAGAAACCCGATGACGGGAGTAGGATTATCGATGTTTCTGGATAATTACTGGGACTACGCCACCCATAGCAAGGCAGAAGGAAAGGCTCATGTTACCCACAGTACCTGGTTTCAGGTGCTGGCTGAGTCTGGCTTTGTTGGACTGGGGCTGTTCCTGTTTATGATTTACACCATTTTTCTGTCAATCCGCGCCAGCCTTGCCCGGCTGGATAAGCTGAGGGGGACACCGGACTACAACCCGCCGATATCAGCCATCACTGTAGGAACCTATGCCGGTCTGGTGGGTTTCTGCATTTCCGGCAGCTTTCTTAGCCAGGGCTTCTTGTGGCCCATCTACATTATCACCTCTATCAGCATCGCCATTGCCAACTTCATGGATAACCATTACCCCGAATCTGAGTCTGAATTAAAGAATGAAGAAGGTACGGCAGATAAAAAAGGAAAGTCTGCCAATCCCCTGAAGGGAAAAGGTTATTCGAATGCTAAACCGGTTAAAGTCCCGGATTATTAA
- a CDS encoding glycosyltransferase: MADLVVFGEDWGGLPSSTQHLISHLLKKHRVIWINSIGMRSPRPGFKDLMRVINKLRAMIGLSKTPEIINNSPKPIILNPRVIPFHGLSLVRKINKRWLTKHIQLACAKHDFKDIVLWVSLPTAVDVVGALDEKASIYYCGDDFNALEGVDHSTVNPMERELVRKVDLILVVSEELAQKFPGPKTVMLPHGVDFDLFSTPAPHPGDFPDEGPTAGFYGSLSEWLDVEMMAQTATAMPSWNFVFVGAVKTKVGVLEELPNVHFLGPRAHSQLPGYVQHWDVAMLPFRHNRQIEACNPLKLREYLASGTAIASTDFPAVRVYQEQVAIQKHKEPFSRVIQRAFENRDHTQTRQTMVIDESWQHRANQLEDLVNHLAEH, translated from the coding sequence ATGGCTGACCTTGTGGTGTTCGGAGAAGACTGGGGAGGACTGCCATCCAGTACGCAGCACCTGATCAGCCATTTATTAAAAAAACACAGGGTGATCTGGATTAACTCGATTGGCATGCGAAGCCCAAGGCCCGGCTTTAAAGATTTAATGAGAGTGATTAACAAACTCAGGGCTATGATCGGACTGTCTAAAACACCTGAAATAATCAACAATAGTCCAAAACCCATTATCCTGAACCCCAGAGTTATCCCCTTCCACGGGCTGTCACTGGTTCGAAAAATCAACAAACGCTGGCTGACCAAACATATTCAGTTAGCCTGTGCCAAACATGACTTCAAAGACATTGTTCTATGGGTTTCTCTGCCTACTGCGGTTGACGTGGTTGGAGCGCTCGATGAGAAAGCTTCCATCTATTATTGTGGCGATGACTTTAACGCTCTGGAAGGCGTCGACCATTCAACCGTTAACCCCATGGAGCGCGAGCTGGTCAGAAAAGTTGACCTGATTCTGGTCGTCAGTGAAGAGCTTGCCCAAAAGTTCCCCGGACCAAAAACCGTTATGCTGCCCCATGGCGTTGATTTTGATTTGTTTTCAACGCCTGCCCCTCACCCCGGTGACTTTCCGGATGAAGGCCCAACGGCCGGATTTTATGGCAGCCTGTCGGAATGGCTGGATGTAGAAATGATGGCACAAACAGCCACCGCCATGCCCAGCTGGAACTTTGTATTTGTCGGAGCGGTAAAAACAAAAGTTGGCGTTCTGGAAGAACTCCCTAACGTTCATTTCCTTGGTCCCAGAGCCCATTCTCAACTACCAGGCTATGTCCAGCACTGGGATGTTGCCATGCTCCCGTTCAGACACAATCGTCAGATTGAAGCCTGTAACCCATTGAAACTACGTGAGTATCTGGCTTCCGGAACAGCGATTGCCAGTACCGATTTCCCGGCAGTCAGGGTTTATCAGGAGCAGGTAGCCATTCAAAAACACAAGGAACCCTTTTCAAGGGTAATACAAAGAGCTTTTGAAAATCGCGACCACACACAAACAAGGCAGACCATGGTAATTGATGAGTCATGGCAGCATCGGGCAAACCAGCTGGAAGACCTTGTCAATCATCTGGCAGAACATTGA
- a CDS encoding GumC family protein yields MSNDVLLNLFRLLNIAWVRRYTIVIPMLIMPVIGFAVSFLTPKFYEAHTTILLQDTSELNPILEDFSISTNLEERQAALKILLKSRNVLGAVAKDLGYINDDSPQNVVDEQLAELSNSLSIVFGGELIKIFYRSENRTDIAFLLETVTKHFLKIVLAPHKSWTSTSEDFLENQLDRQKTDLKAAEKRLSDYKARYALELPQLHKANITRLAELRQLLTEKMTDLAGAEASMEEFNDNLAQTNPVIGKLEERLIAIRADLSMLRSRYTEQHSKVRAAAREFERLESERKRLISETSQLTPEDIKRLWNLAATSAGNMDIGNQGTTTTILASQLQAVQDANARVIGLKNEVESIRKQSENLENSVRDFAEVERSLTELQRDYDVKLKLYEDFLNRYEMARVSGDLGRYEEMERVKVIDKPFTPSRPNVIPAALFIVAGLFAGLGIGTGLAAISEISDTSLRLRETVETMTGLPVITRLPAMPQALPLTYNPQTDSFSHEEGASA; encoded by the coding sequence GTGTCTAACGACGTACTATTAAACCTTTTCCGACTCCTGAATATTGCCTGGGTGAGGCGTTATACCATTGTCATACCCATGTTGATCATGCCTGTGATCGGTTTCGCTGTAAGTTTTCTGACACCCAAATTTTATGAAGCTCACACCACGATTCTTTTGCAGGATACCAGTGAACTCAACCCGATCCTGGAAGACTTTTCTATATCTACCAACCTGGAAGAACGACAGGCGGCTCTGAAAATTCTTCTCAAAAGCCGGAACGTTCTTGGGGCTGTGGCAAAAGATCTGGGCTATATCAACGACGATTCCCCACAGAATGTAGTGGATGAGCAGCTGGCTGAATTGTCTAATTCACTGTCAATTGTTTTTGGTGGTGAGCTGATCAAAATCTTCTATCGTTCAGAAAACAGAACAGACATCGCCTTTCTGCTTGAGACGGTCACCAAACACTTTCTGAAAATTGTACTGGCTCCCCATAAATCCTGGACCAGTACCTCAGAAGACTTTTTGGAAAATCAACTTGACCGGCAAAAAACGGATTTGAAAGCGGCGGAAAAAAGGCTGTCTGATTACAAAGCCAGATACGCACTGGAACTGCCTCAACTTCATAAAGCCAATATCACTCGTCTGGCTGAGCTAAGACAGCTGTTGACGGAAAAAATGACAGACCTCGCTGGTGCTGAAGCGTCTATGGAAGAATTCAACGACAACCTGGCCCAGACCAATCCTGTAATCGGTAAACTCGAAGAGCGCCTGATCGCCATTCGTGCCGACCTGAGTATGCTGCGATCCCGTTACACAGAGCAGCACAGTAAAGTGCGTGCCGCTGCCAGAGAGTTCGAACGTCTTGAATCCGAGAGAAAACGGTTAATATCGGAAACCTCTCAGCTAACGCCGGAAGACATTAAGCGACTCTGGAACCTGGCTGCCACCAGTGCTGGCAATATGGATATTGGCAACCAGGGTACAACCACCACCATTCTGGCATCCCAGTTACAGGCCGTGCAGGATGCTAATGCCAGAGTGATTGGCTTGAAAAATGAGGTAGAAAGCATTCGAAAACAGTCCGAGAATCTTGAAAACAGCGTTCGGGATTTTGCGGAGGTGGAACGCAGCCTGACGGAATTACAGCGGGATTACGACGTCAAGCTCAAACTCTATGAAGACTTCCTGAATCGTTATGAGATGGCCAGGGTGTCGGGCGACCTTGGCCGCTATGAAGAGATGGAGCGGGTAAAGGTCATCGATAAACCTTTTACTCCCAGCCGGCCTAATGTCATACCAGCTGCCCTGTTTATTGTTGCCGGCTTATTTGCCGGGCTTGGTATAGGCACAGGCCTGGCCGCTATTTCAGAAATCTCAGACACCAGTCTGCGTTTACGAGAAACCGTGGAGACAATGACCGGTTTACCGGTTATCACCCGTTTGCCAGCCATGCCCCAGGCACTGCCACTGACTTATAACCCGCAGACCGACTCATTCTCACATGAAGAGGGGGCCAGCGCATGA